In a genomic window of Gossypium arboreum isolate Shixiya-1 chromosome 7, ASM2569848v2, whole genome shotgun sequence:
- the LOC108479494 gene encoding uncharacterized protein LOC108479494 — MGQQQVNQIEAGYVFVEDVRDTMVANRQMARSINVEIYSRSHETFRVTETISRRPGIPPRSYGVDLRNRRCDCRRFQTLHYPCAHVMAACAKVNLNVEQFVDDVYTLERMLRVWENEFPVLPDLSTWEVLPSTFELVPDRGLRRSPRGRPQSFKIHNEMDIREKSDGKRCGLYRLAGHNRRKCPQRNYHIGQSSRSGRN; from the coding sequence atgggtcagcAACAAGTCAACCAGATAGAGGCGGGATACGTGTTTGTCGAAGATGTCAGGGATACAATGGTTGCAAACCGTCAGATGGCGAGGTCAATAAATGTAGAAATATATTCTCGAAGCCATGAAACATTTCGTGTTACAGAGACCATCAGTCGTCGACCCGGTATACCACCTAGGTCCTATGGAGTTGATCTTCGTAACAGACGGTGTGATTGCAGGAGGttccaaacacttcattatccatgTGCGCATGTCATGGCAGCGTGTGCTAAGGTGAACCTTAATGTTGAACAATTTGTCGATGATGTGTACACACTCGAGCGCATGTTACGTGTCTGGGAAAATGAGTTTCCCGTCCTGCCTGACTTGTCTACGTGGGAGGTGCTTCCGTCGACTTTCGAACTTGTCCCAGACAGAGGGTTACGTAGGAGTCCGAGAGGTCGTCCGCAATCATTCAAAATTCATAATGAGatggacattagggagaaatccgaTGGTAAGCGTTGTGGATTATACAGGTTAGCTGGTCATAATCGGAGAAAATGCCCGCAGCGAAACTATCATATTGGACAATCGTCACGATCGGGTAGGAATTGA